A region of Armatimonadota bacterium DNA encodes the following proteins:
- a CDS encoding lysophospholipid acyltransferase family protein encodes MRLRLPGKWEINAFANTAILVVGAIGRTMRVTVENAHVMEDRLASGSGQVLVTWHGRTLVALVHYRNRGLFTIISPSRDGEIQYRLYRKFGWDATRGSTGRDAAKAALACVRKLREGATLALAPDGPRGPSGVVQPGTFYFARKAGCPIIPAGVSATPAWTMKSWDSFQFPKLFARAAIVYGEPVVVPSDADDETLARLSRELGETINGLQRRADVIIGVKS; translated from the coding sequence ATGCGATTACGGCTGCCCGGCAAATGGGAGATCAACGCTTTCGCGAACACCGCCATCCTGGTAGTGGGCGCGATTGGCCGTACCATGCGCGTCACAGTCGAAAACGCACACGTGATGGAAGACCGACTCGCCAGCGGTTCGGGCCAGGTATTGGTGACGTGGCACGGGCGGACGCTGGTTGCGCTGGTCCACTATCGCAATCGAGGATTGTTCACGATCATCTCGCCGTCGCGCGACGGCGAGATCCAGTACCGGCTCTACCGGAAATTCGGCTGGGACGCAACCCGCGGTTCCACCGGGCGCGACGCCGCCAAAGCCGCTCTCGCCTGTGTGCGCAAACTCCGAGAGGGCGCCACGCTCGCCCTTGCCCCGGATGGGCCCAGAGGGCCATCGGGCGTGGTTCAACCCGGCACGTTCTACTTCGCCAGGAAAGCCGGCTGTCCGATCATACCCGCCGGGGTAAGCGCCACGCCCGCCTGGACGATGAAAAGCTGGGATTCCTTCCAGTTCCCCAAGCTGTTCGCCAGAGCCGCGATCGTATATGGCGAGCCCGTCGTTGTGCCCTCGGACGCGGATGACGAAACCCTGGCCAGGCTGTCCCGCGAACTGGGCGAGACCATTAACGGCCTCCAGCGCCGCGCGGACGTCATCATTGGGGTGAAATCGTGA
- a CDS encoding ABC transporter ATP-binding protein, whose protein sequence is MASSPATRRPLISPVIGRLWAFLHPHRAPLFAGLAFTGVVSLLNLVTLALLKGVADTIGGHSKLTLSQLGVLIVAAFSARAVMSFGQSFFVSDAMQKMTRDIRTAVYAHVQSLPLKFFEDRRTGQLMSSITSDVPVMTETFQSGAIDSITAPIMVIGTVSYMVHLSLRLTLAVILVVPLMLLVIQFAAKRMRTASWQMQQRALEISDILQETFAGVRVIKSFTAEETETRRFTERSQDAFRSSMRAVRVRAILGPCIELIATGGFVAVLVLSVGMVKREELTTGGLAAFLLALNMLGQNAKSLGNIQLTLRRLTASAERVFALLDTKSDLVEKPDAVTLERAEGDVEFRDVSFAYGDGPEVLHHVSFRAARGDVVALVGESGSGKSTIVNLVPRFYDVTAGSVYVDGRDVREYTIHSLRLQVAMVPQDTLLFSGTIRDNILYGRPGASETEMRAAAVAAHADMFVQALPDGYETLVGERGAKLSGGQKQRVAIARALLKDPRILILDEATSALDTESESLVQDALNRLMQGRTTLVIAHRLSTIRNADRIIVLRAGEIVEEGSHDSLLARGGVYAKLYEMQFRERPEA, encoded by the coding sequence ATGGCTTCTAGTCCTGCAACACGTCGTCCGCTGATCAGCCCGGTTATAGGAAGGCTGTGGGCCTTCCTGCATCCGCACCGCGCACCGCTTTTCGCCGGGTTGGCTTTCACGGGGGTCGTGTCGCTCCTGAACCTGGTTACCCTCGCGCTGCTGAAAGGGGTCGCCGACACCATCGGAGGCCATTCCAAACTCACGCTCAGTCAGTTGGGCGTGCTCATTGTGGCTGCGTTCAGCGCCCGCGCGGTCATGAGCTTCGGGCAGTCGTTTTTCGTGAGCGACGCGATGCAGAAGATGACGCGGGACATCCGTACAGCCGTGTACGCCCACGTTCAGAGCCTCCCGCTTAAGTTCTTTGAAGACCGGCGTACCGGGCAGTTGATGAGCAGCATCACCTCCGACGTGCCCGTGATGACAGAGACATTCCAAAGCGGCGCCATAGACTCAATCACCGCGCCGATCATGGTGATCGGCACCGTCAGTTACATGGTCCACCTGAGCCTGCGACTCACGTTGGCCGTCATTCTGGTGGTGCCGCTGATGCTGCTGGTGATCCAGTTCGCCGCAAAGCGCATGAGAACGGCTTCGTGGCAGATGCAGCAACGGGCGCTCGAGATATCGGACATCCTGCAGGAAACGTTTGCCGGCGTGAGGGTGATCAAGTCGTTCACCGCCGAGGAAACGGAGACCAGGCGTTTCACCGAACGCAGCCAGGACGCATTTCGATCATCCATGCGAGCGGTTCGCGTGCGCGCCATCCTCGGGCCGTGCATAGAGCTCATTGCGACAGGCGGATTCGTCGCGGTGCTGGTTCTGAGCGTCGGAATGGTGAAGCGTGAGGAACTGACGACGGGCGGCCTCGCGGCCTTCCTCCTGGCGCTGAACATGCTCGGGCAGAACGCCAAGAGCCTCGGTAATATACAGCTCACGCTGCGCCGGCTCACCGCCTCCGCGGAACGGGTTTTCGCGCTGTTGGATACGAAATCCGATCTCGTGGAGAAACCGGATGCGGTAACGCTGGAGCGGGCAGAAGGCGACGTCGAGTTTCGCGACGTATCGTTCGCCTACGGAGACGGGCCGGAGGTGCTGCATCATGTTTCGTTCCGCGCCGCGCGGGGCGACGTCGTTGCCCTGGTAGGGGAATCAGGTTCCGGAAAGTCCACCATCGTGAACCTGGTGCCCCGGTTTTACGACGTGACCGCCGGTTCGGTGTACGTAGATGGCCGCGATGTGCGGGAATACACGATCCATTCGCTCCGACTCCAGGTGGCGATGGTGCCTCAGGACACGCTCCTGTTCTCCGGGACCATCCGCGATAACATCCTGTATGGAAGGCCGGGGGCGTCGGAGACCGAGATGCGCGCCGCGGCCGTCGCGGCCCACGCCGATATGTTTGTTCAGGCGCTGCCTGATGGATACGAGACATTGGTAGGAGAGCGGGGCGCGAAATTGTCCGGGGGGCAGAAGCAGCGCGTGGCAATCGCCAGGGCACTATTGAAAGACCCCAGAATACTCATCCTGGACGAAGCGACTTCGGCGCTCGACACCGAGAGCGAAAGCCTCGTGCAGGACGCGCTCAACCGGCTGATGCAGGGGCGGACGACACTGGTCATCGCGCACCGCCTGTCAACGATTCGAAACGCGGACCGCATCATCGTGCTTCGGGCGGGCGAGATCGTGGAAGAGGGATCCCACGATTCGCTGCTCGCGCGCGGCGGCGTATATGCCAAACTGTACGAAATGCAGTTCAGGGAGAGGCCCGAGGCCTGA
- a CDS encoding isoprenylcysteine carboxylmethyltransferase family protein has protein sequence MPLKRWVVRKRTMFSLLVPLVFVIFARPTATLLATGVALVVIGELIRVWAAGCISKNAELACKGPFAHVRNPLYLGSLFIGAAYCVMSGLWWSVPVSVVMYWFFYWGTIVNEEEHLRGVLGDAYLTYCQAVPRLLPRLSPYQWDGQPFSWERVWYNREYQSIIGVALFTAAFFIKWLLVLQHVVR, from the coding sequence GTGCCGTTAAAACGTTGGGTGGTGCGCAAGCGGACGATGTTCTCGCTTCTGGTACCGCTGGTCTTCGTGATCTTCGCACGGCCCACGGCCACACTGCTGGCAACGGGCGTTGCGCTGGTGGTGATCGGCGAGTTGATCCGCGTCTGGGCTGCGGGATGCATCAGCAAGAACGCCGAACTGGCGTGCAAGGGGCCGTTCGCGCATGTACGAAACCCTCTGTACCTGGGCAGCCTCTTCATCGGCGCGGCCTACTGCGTCATGAGCGGCCTCTGGTGGTCTGTGCCGGTCTCGGTGGTGATGTACTGGTTCTTCTACTGGGGCACCATCGTGAACGAAGAGGAGCACCTTCGGGGCGTTCTCGGTGACGCGTATCTGACGTATTGCCAGGCAGTTCCGCGCCTGCTGCCCCGCCTATCGCCTTACCAGTGGGATGGGCAGCCGTTCTCATGGGAGCGGGTATGGTATAACCGCGAGTATCAGTCGATCATCGGTGTGGCTCTCTTCACGGCGGCGTTTTTCATCAAATGGCTTCTAGTCCTGCAACACGTCGTCCGCTGA
- the lpxA gene encoding acyl-ACP--UDP-N-acetylglucosamine O-acyltransferase, producing the protein MIHPSAVIDAGAELAPDVEIGPGVILESDVKIGAGTIIGPHVTIKRYTEIGANCRIESGSVLGGEPQDFKFHGERSFLKIGDNNKIREFVTIHRASGEDRATQIGDSNMIMAYCHIGHNCLLGDNITMANMVGISGHAVVEDRVVFGGMVGIHQFVRFGKLAMVGGFSKVVQDVPPFMMADGRPTRVYGLNVLGLRRAGVPTATRSGLKQAYKYIYRSDMNLSQAIEAIEGDVEPSAERDYLLEFLHNVRLGFGGRQLDPNRPKTGE; encoded by the coding sequence ATGATTCACCCAAGCGCGGTGATAGACGCAGGCGCGGAGTTGGCCCCGGACGTTGAAATCGGTCCGGGCGTGATTTTGGAATCGGACGTAAAGATCGGCGCCGGCACCATCATCGGCCCGCACGTGACGATCAAACGTTACACGGAGATTGGCGCGAACTGCCGCATCGAGAGCGGAAGCGTTCTGGGCGGCGAACCGCAGGATTTCAAATTTCACGGAGAGCGGTCGTTCCTGAAGATTGGGGACAACAACAAGATCCGCGAGTTCGTGACGATCCACCGCGCAAGCGGAGAAGACCGGGCGACCCAGATCGGCGACAGCAACATGATCATGGCGTACTGCCACATCGGTCACAACTGCCTGCTGGGCGATAACATCACGATGGCCAACATGGTCGGCATCAGCGGCCACGCAGTGGTTGAAGACCGCGTGGTGTTCGGCGGCATGGTCGGCATTCACCAGTTCGTCCGCTTCGGCAAACTGGCGATGGTTGGCGGATTCAGCAAGGTTGTTCAGGACGTCCCTCCGTTCATGATGGCGGACGGCCGGCCAACCCGCGTTTACGGACTCAACGTTCTCGGCCTTCGCCGCGCCGGCGTGCCCACAGCGACCCGAAGCGGACTCAAACAAGCGTACAAATACATCTATCGCAGCGATATGAACCTCAGCCAGGCCATCGAAGCGATCGAGGGAGACGTGGAACCGAGCGCAGAACGGGATTATCTGCTCGAGTTCCTCCACAACGTTCGGCTGGGCTTTGGCGGACGCCAACTCGACCCCAATCGACCCAAAACCGGTGAGTAG
- the fabZ gene encoding 3-hydroxyacyl-ACP dehydratase FabZ has product MSLDIEEIRKILPHRYPFLLVDRVLELEPGRLAIGRKNVTANEPFFQGHWPHRSVMPGVLILEALAQVGSVMMLTMPEHRGSTGYFTGIDKARFRQQVVPGDTVELRTELKRTRGHFGIVSAQASVDGQVVAEAELMFALIADSDGASSEAAISVDTEA; this is encoded by the coding sequence TTGTCACTTGACATTGAAGAGATTCGAAAGATCCTGCCCCACAGGTATCCGTTCCTGCTGGTGGACCGGGTCCTGGAGTTGGAGCCCGGGCGCCTTGCCATAGGGCGGAAGAACGTAACCGCAAACGAACCGTTCTTTCAGGGGCACTGGCCGCACCGTTCGGTTATGCCGGGCGTGCTGATATTGGAAGCGCTGGCGCAGGTCGGCAGTGTGATGATGTTGACGATGCCGGAACACCGCGGCTCCACCGGTTATTTCACGGGAATCGACAAAGCCCGCTTCCGCCAACAGGTGGTACCGGGCGATACCGTAGAGCTGCGAACGGAGTTGAAACGGACACGCGGACATTTTGGAATAGTGTCCGCACAGGCAAGCGTGGATGGTCAAGTGGTGGCCGAGGCGGAGTTGATGTTCGCCCTGATCGCTGATAGCGATGGGGCATCCTCCGAAGCCGCAATCTCAGTTGACACGGAGGCATAG
- the lpxC gene encoding UDP-3-O-acyl-N-acetylglucosamine deacetylase, which yields MLSRPQFTVASHVSLEGVGLHTGQPSRLTISPSERGRIAFVRDGERIPAHLDAVSRTQRCTTLGSAETGVSTVEHLLAALSAMNVCGADLHLDGPEVPILDGSAACFVRLLQGAGLRELPGQRRVLRLNEPVWLEDGLSSLLAVPSERFRVTTAIEYTHPMVGRQVADIIVDPGTFEREIAPARTFGFEEELSELARNGLARGGSVDNAVVFLKQHTSSPLRFPDEPVRHKALDVIGDLALLGARPLVHVWAIRPSHRLNIEFARLLAAQGTLA from the coding sequence ATGTTATCGCGTCCACAGTTTACGGTGGCTTCGCACGTTTCACTGGAGGGAGTCGGACTCCACACGGGCCAGCCCAGCCGCCTCACGATTTCTCCTTCCGAGCGAGGTCGAATCGCATTTGTCCGTGACGGGGAGCGTATCCCCGCTCATCTGGATGCCGTTTCCCGTACCCAGCGTTGCACCACCCTTGGGTCCGCAGAAACCGGCGTTTCCACCGTAGAACACCTGTTGGCCGCCCTTAGCGCGATGAACGTTTGTGGCGCGGACCTTCACCTGGATGGGCCGGAGGTGCCGATTCTGGATGGGAGCGCGGCCTGCTTCGTTCGCCTGCTGCAAGGGGCGGGGCTGCGGGAACTGCCGGGGCAGCGCCGCGTACTCCGTCTCAACGAACCGGTCTGGCTCGAGGACGGACTGTCAAGCCTTCTCGCTGTGCCCAGCGAGAGATTTCGGGTGACGACCGCGATCGAGTACACACACCCGATGGTGGGACGCCAGGTTGCGGACATTATCGTTGACCCGGGCACTTTCGAGCGTGAGATCGCACCGGCCCGCACGTTCGGGTTTGAAGAGGAACTGAGCGAACTGGCGCGGAACGGGCTTGCGCGAGGTGGCAGCGTGGACAACGCCGTTGTCTTCCTGAAGCAGCACACTTCCAGCCCTTTACGGTTCCCCGATGAACCGGTTCGCCATAAGGCTCTGGACGTTATCGGCGACCTGGCGTTGCTGGGGGCGCGCCCCCTGGTCCACGTGTGGGCAATACGCCCGAGCCACCGGTTGAATATTGAGTTTGCGCGACTGCTGGCGGCGCAAGGAACGCTGGCTTGA
- the lpxD gene encoding UDP-3-O-(3-hydroxymyristoyl)glucosamine N-acyltransferase, which translates to MSLRLSAIASALSLELDGEDILVTHPALVEDAGPGTLCLATTAEYARQAKELGSSAVLAKPGIEAGLPTLLSDKPRVAFARVLGLFDDRPTPPAGIHPAAVVSETATVSATASIGPRAVVEADASIGDGTAIGAGTYVGHGTQIGRDCDIGPGVVIYHRCTLGDRVRLAGGTVIGAEGYGYEWDGAEHVRVPHIGTVVLEDDVDIGANCCVDRAKTAETRVGRGTKIDNLVQIAHGAIIGPFSLMAAQVGIAGSAHVGAGVVMAGQSGVVDGATVGPGAIVAAQSGVMGSVAGGKTYMGTPAREVAEMRRVIAALPRLPSVLGRIRALERRFGRDEEQGHTEEP; encoded by the coding sequence ATGAGCCTGCGACTTTCCGCGATTGCGTCCGCTTTATCCCTCGAACTGGACGGTGAAGATATACTGGTGACCCATCCGGCTCTCGTGGAAGATGCCGGACCCGGGACGCTTTGCCTCGCGACAACCGCGGAGTACGCCCGCCAGGCTAAAGAGCTAGGCTCTTCAGCGGTGCTCGCGAAGCCGGGCATCGAAGCAGGCCTTCCCACGCTGCTGTCGGACAAGCCGCGGGTTGCATTTGCCAGGGTTCTGGGCCTGTTCGATGATCGCCCGACACCGCCCGCCGGCATTCACCCGGCTGCCGTGGTGTCGGAGACGGCCACAGTGAGCGCCACGGCATCCATCGGCCCGCGAGCGGTGGTGGAGGCCGACGCGTCCATCGGTGACGGGACCGCGATCGGTGCAGGGACATACGTGGGGCACGGAACTCAGATCGGCCGCGATTGCGACATCGGGCCCGGTGTGGTGATTTACCATCGCTGCACTTTGGGCGATCGCGTGCGACTGGCGGGCGGCACGGTGATCGGCGCCGAAGGCTATGGCTATGAATGGGATGGCGCCGAACACGTTCGCGTGCCGCACATCGGCACAGTGGTACTCGAGGACGACGTCGATATCGGTGCGAACTGCTGTGTGGACCGCGCCAAGACGGCCGAAACGCGCGTCGGGCGAGGCACCAAGATCGACAATCTCGTGCAGATAGCGCACGGGGCGATCATCGGCCCGTTCAGCCTGATGGCAGCGCAGGTCGGGATTGCGGGTTCCGCGCACGTGGGGGCTGGTGTCGTGATGGCCGGGCAGTCGGGTGTGGTTGACGGAGCCACCGTTGGCCCGGGCGCCATCGTTGCCGCGCAGAGCGGGGTGATGGGAAGCGTGGCGGGCGGCAAGACCTATATGGGAACCCCGGCGCGCGAGGTTGCAGAAATGCGCCGCGTAATCGCCGCGCTGCCGCGTCTTCCCTCGGTTCTGGGGCGTATCCGCGCGCTGGAGCGAAGGTTCGGCCGGGACGAGGAACAGGGCCATACCGAAGAACCTTAG
- a CDS encoding OmpH family outer membrane protein, protein MKHFGSAMMIAAGLLALGAIAPAGAQSNVTVGYIEMEKVFNGADAKKAGEDKVNNLAKTLTDREGLLKDAAFLPPKTWLEYRGLLEKEKPEGADTTSLTTIKGQITALDTELKTLQQTTPALTDAQKARLNELNGNATANTGNLQQVDADYAAQISKLQLDLRGSIIKEIQTAAAQVMKNKSISVVLNKQAAAGDDGQLLVVAGGVDMTDDVLKQVNANHK, encoded by the coding sequence ATGAAGCACTTTGGTTCCGCGATGATGATCGCGGCAGGACTGTTGGCTCTGGGCGCGATCGCGCCCGCCGGCGCTCAGTCAAACGTAACGGTCGGGTATATCGAGATGGAGAAGGTGTTCAACGGCGCCGACGCCAAGAAGGCCGGCGAAGACAAGGTGAACAACCTGGCGAAGACCCTCACGGATCGCGAGGGCCTCCTTAAGGACGCCGCGTTCCTTCCCCCCAAGACCTGGCTGGAATACCGTGGCCTGTTGGAGAAAGAGAAGCCCGAAGGGGCAGACACAACGTCCCTCACAACGATCAAGGGGCAGATTACCGCCCTCGACACTGAGCTGAAGACCCTGCAGCAGACGACCCCGGCCCTGACGGATGCCCAGAAGGCGCGCCTGAATGAACTGAACGGGAACGCGACAGCGAATACCGGCAATCTTCAACAGGTTGACGCCGACTATGCGGCGCAGATTTCCAAGCTTCAGCTGGACCTGCGGGGCTCGATCATCAAGGAAATCCAAACGGCCGCGGCGCAGGTGATGAAGAACAAGAGCATCTCCGTCGTGCTCAACAAGCAGGCAGCAGCCGGAGACGACGGCCAGTTGCTGGTGGTGGCAGGCGGCGTGGATATGACCGATGACGTGCTCAAGCAGGTCAACGCAAATCACAAGTAG
- a CDS encoding BamA/TamA family outer membrane protein, with product MTRIRPWAMCVAMALLMLAALWGRPASAQGTNPLVSDVAVVGNVNISRDAILGVTSIKAGSPFTVEAVTRDVAAIGDLGYFTNVTHHEEDTGNGIRVIFEVTEHPKITGMHITGNTKLTNEKVMAAMTTKVGDVVNALRFNKDLDRIQQAYKDLGYAAFVDVNAENYITADGVLNIPIVEMKIERFEVQKSKKTKPYVLLREIRTKPGEIYDGNKLIADMRRIFNLGILEDIQYRTEPGSTQDKLIIVLEPTEKKTGQVELGFGYSSQQGLIGRAGLSESNLKGTGTSVGVSAEIGGRYRSAGVPSLSLEANYFQPYIDKQRTSMSLSLYNKTTYRFSSSVVGSTGTGQAYEVRRGGSVGFGRPISNYSRLQLSLRDDNIKTYSPQDSTLTTDLYSLDTQRGSNVASVGLNLVTDTRDDQLADPASGFLFNLGTEFGHTRLGDNPTVSGTNESSSGTFFKPAVDYRRYFALAKRKALNVPTKVLAFRVKAGNIQGPVTFFDQYFVGGADTLRGFQEDRFWGKNQLLGNVELRVPFANSIQGVLFGDFGDAWGSGLRGNAKRYAEYLNWLQNSGDSNGDGIQDPRPLYSVYDAYEYRMPQHDSFKLHSGYGFGVRVKTPIGPLRLDYGISKEGKRTHFSISQTF from the coding sequence ATGACAAGGATTCGCCCCTGGGCGATGTGTGTGGCGATGGCGCTGTTGATGCTGGCTGCTCTATGGGGACGCCCGGCTTCGGCGCAAGGGACAAATCCGCTGGTGAGTGACGTTGCTGTGGTTGGCAACGTGAACATATCGCGAGACGCGATCCTGGGGGTCACCTCCATAAAGGCGGGCTCACCCTTCACGGTGGAAGCCGTCACGCGAGACGTCGCGGCCATCGGGGACCTCGGCTACTTCACCAATGTGACGCACCACGAGGAAGACACGGGCAACGGCATCCGCGTCATCTTCGAGGTCACCGAGCACCCCAAGATCACCGGCATGCACATCACCGGGAACACCAAGTTGACCAACGAAAAGGTCATGGCCGCGATGACGACCAAGGTGGGGGACGTCGTAAACGCTCTGCGCTTCAACAAGGACCTCGATCGCATCCAGCAGGCGTACAAGGACCTTGGATACGCGGCGTTCGTGGACGTGAACGCGGAAAACTACATCACCGCCGATGGAGTGCTCAACATCCCGATCGTGGAAATGAAGATCGAGCGCTTCGAAGTGCAGAAATCGAAGAAGACGAAGCCGTACGTCCTGCTCCGTGAAATCCGCACGAAGCCCGGTGAGATCTACGACGGCAATAAGCTCATCGCAGACATGCGCCGGATTTTCAACCTCGGCATCCTGGAGGATATCCAGTACCGCACTGAGCCGGGCTCAACCCAGGACAAGCTGATCATCGTTCTGGAGCCCACCGAGAAGAAGACCGGACAGGTGGAACTGGGGTTCGGCTACAGCAGCCAGCAAGGGCTGATCGGCCGGGCGGGACTCAGCGAATCCAACCTCAAAGGCACCGGAACGTCCGTTGGCGTCTCCGCGGAAATCGGTGGCCGATACCGCTCGGCCGGCGTGCCTTCGCTGAGCCTTGAGGCGAACTATTTCCAGCCGTACATCGACAAGCAGCGGACCAGCATGAGCCTGAGCTTGTACAACAAGACCACGTACCGCTTCTCCAGCAGCGTGGTCGGTTCCACCGGGACCGGGCAAGCGTATGAGGTTCGACGGGGTGGGTCTGTAGGATTCGGCCGCCCAATATCCAACTACTCGCGCCTCCAGTTGTCCCTTCGCGATGACAACATCAAGACTTACTCACCGCAGGACAGCACCCTGACCACGGACCTGTACTCGCTCGACACGCAGCGGGGCTCGAACGTAGCGAGTGTGGGACTGAACCTGGTTACCGATACCCGCGACGACCAACTGGCCGACCCCGCCAGCGGATTCCTGTTCAACCTCGGGACCGAATTCGGTCATACCCGCCTCGGCGACAATCCCACGGTATCCGGCACGAACGAATCGAGCAGCGGCACCTTCTTCAAGCCCGCTGTTGACTACCGGCGCTATTTTGCGCTGGCCAAGCGCAAGGCTCTCAACGTACCGACCAAGGTGCTGGCGTTCCGCGTGAAAGCGGGAAACATCCAGGGGCCGGTGACGTTCTTCGACCAGTATTTCGTGGGTGGCGCAGACACGCTTCGCGGCTTCCAGGAAGACCGGTTCTGGGGCAAGAACCAGTTGCTGGGAAACGTGGAGCTGCGCGTTCCGTTCGCGAACAGCATCCAGGGCGTTCTGTTCGGCGATTTCGGCGACGCATGGGGATCTGGCCTTCGCGGGAACGCCAAACGATACGCCGAGTACCTGAACTGGTTACAGAACAGCGGAGACTCCAACGGCGACGGTATTCAGGATCCGCGGCCGCTGTACTCCGTCTACGACGCGTATGAGTACCGAATGCCACAGCACGACTCTTTCAAATTGCACTCCGGATATGGTTTCGGCGTTCGTGTGAAGACGCCAATCGGCCCGCTGCGGCTGGACTATGGCATCAGCAAGGAAGGGAAACGAACCCACTTCAGCATCAGCCAGACGTTCTAG